In Eucalyptus grandis isolate ANBG69807.140 chromosome 4, ASM1654582v1, whole genome shotgun sequence, the following proteins share a genomic window:
- the LOC104428174 gene encoding ankyrin repeat-containing protein BDA1 isoform X1 has protein sequence MARGLLEKEEKEARESQLHQAIANDDVDELHYLIVEERGLLDRVSKHPFPNTPLHLAAAAGKTQVAMELAILRPSLAQKLNPEGYSPIHLALQQEQYQTVRALMNFNPKLIRVYGRGGITPLHYVAEKEGDKELELLAEILYACKSSIEDLTSRCETAVHVAVKNHNLKAFKVLFGWLKRVHLTEILNWKDQDDNTVMHISVSGEPQKEIILALHAHVDLDVKNFQGKTAQEILQDSGKSAGIEGLIGKWTVENFKINVKKTAMKIFRNGREGRPPTPALSLSELLSMELTIFERLASLFIVRDESARNIVLAVATLIATATYQAALSPPGGYWEDNSPNHPAKSTVVTANSSAIAVEKPHEAGNSILTGSKLYWFMVLNSTVFMASLITIWITAIPLVAHTRTVHLLTFLIAYAFFVTLRIELPKPDRVAGAAIYLSYLLPTFAFAYYFLMKYSTYPRQLKKFATGRRVGNFLKLKDRK, from the exons ATGGCCAGGGGTCTGctcgagaaagaagaaaaagaggctCGGGAGTCTCAGCTTCATCAAGCAATAGCaaatgatgatgttgatgagCTACATTACTTAATTGTGGAGGAGCGAGGGCTCTTAGATCGCGTATCTAAGCACCCCTTCCCAAATACTCCTCTACATCTTGCTGCGGCTGCTGGAAAAACCCAAGTGGCCATGGAGTTGGCCATCTTGAGGCCTTCATTGGCTCAGAAGCTGAATCCGGAGGGTTATAGCCCCATACACTTGGCTTTGCAACAAGAACAATACCAAACTGTGAGGGCACTGATGAACTTTAACCCTAAGTTGATCCGAGTCTACGGACGAGGCGGGATTACCCCTTTGCATTACGTTGCCGAAAAAGAGGGAGACAAAGAGCTGGAACTTCTAGCTGAAATCCTTTACGCTTGCAAATCATCTATTGAAGATTTAACGAGCCGATGTGAGACTGCGGTTCACGTTGCCGTTAAGAACCACAATCTCAAAGCATTCAAGGTTTTGTTTGGATGGCTTAAACGAGTCCATTTGacagaaattttgaattggaAAGACCAAGATGATAACACTGTCATGCACATTTCTGTATCTGGAGAGCCACAAAAAGAG ATCATACTGGCGTTGCATGCACATGTCGATTTAGATGTGAAGAACTTCCAGGGTAAGACAGCTCAGGAAATCTTGCAAGATAGTGGGAAGAGTGCAGGCATTGAAGGATTA ATCGGAAAGTGGACAGTTgagaatttcaaaataaatgtgAAGAAGACAGCTATGAAAATCTTCCGAAATGGACGCGAAGGAAGACCGCCTACTCCCGCCCTCTCTCTATCAGAGTTATTAAGCATGGAATTAACTATCTTTGAGAGGCTCGCATCTTTGTTCATCGTCCGAGATGAATCCGCTCGCAATATAGTCCTTGCAGTGGCCACTTTAATTGCGACTGCCACTTACCAAGCCGCACTCAGTCCTCCAGGAGGATACTGGGAGGATAACTCTCCAAATCATCCAGCCAAGTCCACTGTCGTTACTGCCAATTCCAGTGCCATTGCTGTTGAAAAACCACATGAAGCCGGAAACTCTATCCTGACTGGCTCGAAACTATACTGGTTCATGGTCCTCAACAGTACGGTTTTCATGGCCTCCCTCATCACGATCTGGATCACCGCTATTCCCCTAGTGGCTCACACTCGAACGGTTCACCTTTTAACTTTTCTCATCGCTTATGCCTTCTTTGTTACCCTTAGAATCGAATTACCGAAACCCGATCGTGTCGCAGGAGCGGCAATTTACCTGAGCTATCTGCTTCCCACGTTTGCGTTCGCATATTACTTTTTGATGAAGTACTCCACATACCCACGCCAACTCAAAAAGTTTGCCACAGGGAGACGCGTCGGCAACTTCCTCAAATTGAAGGATCGGAAATAG
- the LOC104428174 gene encoding ankyrin repeat-containing protein BDA1 isoform X2 has translation MARGLLEKEEKEARESQLHQAIANDDVDELHYLIVEERGLLDRVSKHPFPNTPLHLAAAAGKTQVAMELAILRPSLAQKLNPEGYSPIHLALQQEQYQTVRALMNFNPKLIRVYGRGGITPLHYVAEKEGDKELELLAEILYACKSSIEDLTSRCETAVHVAVKNHNLKAFKVLFGWLKRVHLTEILNWKDQDDNTVMHISVSGEPQKEIILALHAHVDLDVKNFQGKTAQEILQDSGKSAGIEGLIGKWTVENFKINVKKTAMKIFRNGREGRPPTPALSLSELLSMELTIFERLASLFIVRDESARNIVLAVATLIATATYQAALSPPGGYWEDNSPNHPAKSTVVTANSSAIAVEKPHEAGNSILTGSKLYWFMVLNSTVFMASLITIWITAIPLVAHTRTERQFT, from the exons ATGGCCAGGGGTCTGctcgagaaagaagaaaaagaggctCGGGAGTCTCAGCTTCATCAAGCAATAGCaaatgatgatgttgatgagCTACATTACTTAATTGTGGAGGAGCGAGGGCTCTTAGATCGCGTATCTAAGCACCCCTTCCCAAATACTCCTCTACATCTTGCTGCGGCTGCTGGAAAAACCCAAGTGGCCATGGAGTTGGCCATCTTGAGGCCTTCATTGGCTCAGAAGCTGAATCCGGAGGGTTATAGCCCCATACACTTGGCTTTGCAACAAGAACAATACCAAACTGTGAGGGCACTGATGAACTTTAACCCTAAGTTGATCCGAGTCTACGGACGAGGCGGGATTACCCCTTTGCATTACGTTGCCGAAAAAGAGGGAGACAAAGAGCTGGAACTTCTAGCTGAAATCCTTTACGCTTGCAAATCATCTATTGAAGATTTAACGAGCCGATGTGAGACTGCGGTTCACGTTGCCGTTAAGAACCACAATCTCAAAGCATTCAAGGTTTTGTTTGGATGGCTTAAACGAGTCCATTTGacagaaattttgaattggaAAGACCAAGATGATAACACTGTCATGCACATTTCTGTATCTGGAGAGCCACAAAAAGAG ATCATACTGGCGTTGCATGCACATGTCGATTTAGATGTGAAGAACTTCCAGGGTAAGACAGCTCAGGAAATCTTGCAAGATAGTGGGAAGAGTGCAGGCATTGAAGGATTA ATCGGAAAGTGGACAGTTgagaatttcaaaataaatgtgAAGAAGACAGCTATGAAAATCTTCCGAAATGGACGCGAAGGAAGACCGCCTACTCCCGCCCTCTCTCTATCAGAGTTATTAAGCATGGAATTAACTATCTTTGAGAGGCTCGCATCTTTGTTCATCGTCCGAGATGAATCCGCTCGCAATATAGTCCTTGCAGTGGCCACTTTAATTGCGACTGCCACTTACCAAGCCGCACTCAGTCCTCCAGGAGGATACTGGGAGGATAACTCTCCAAATCATCCAGCCAAGTCCACTGTCGTTACTGCCAATTCCAGTGCCATTGCTGTTGAAAAACCACATGAAGCCGGAAACTCTATCCTGACTGGCTCGAAACTATACTGGTTCATGGTCCTCAACAGTACGGTTTTCATGGCCTCCCTCATCACGATCTGGATCACCGCTATTCCCCTAGTGGCTCACACTCGAACG GAGCGGCAATTTACCTGA